In the genome of Deltaproteobacteria bacterium, the window CGGCGTCGGCATATTCAGGCCGCGCGCCATGGCGCGAACCGGTAAAGACGCAAATGTTCTGACAGGGCGGATTCACCTAGTGCACTATCTCACGCTTTTGGTGTAGGAGAGGGACTCACGACACGAAGTTCGGAGAAAACGTTCTGACTTTCTTCTCTTACCTTCGTGATCTTCGTGGCCTTCGTGGTGAATATTCTTACGATTTCCAGCCGATGAAGCTCATCTGCCGGCCGGTCTCGCCGCGCGCGCGCCGGTAAGAATAAAACTGCTCGCCGCTGCAACTCGTGCAGCTGCCGAGGCTATGAATCTGTTTTCTTGGAATACCGGTCTGTTCGAGGATCGCCCGATTGAGCGCCGGCAAATCGATATGCGGCTTGGCATGGCTGCGATCGGTGCAAGCTTCGGCCAACGCACCCCAGCGCTCGCGCATCGGCTGCGCCACCTCTTCGCCAACTTCATAGCAGCAGCGGCCAATCGCCGGGCCAATCGCCGCTTCGATGGCGTCAGCAGCAATGCCATGATTGTCCTTGAACTGCTGCACCGCTTTCGCTGCAATACCGGCCAACGTGCCGCGCCAGCCGGCGTGCACTGCGGCAACTCTTCTATGCTTGGGCGCCAGCAACAGGATCGGCACGCAATCGGCCGTCAGCACGCCGAGAAAGATGCCCGGCTCCGCGGTCACCATGCCGTCGCATTCGCCGGCTTCTTTGATCTTCTTATCCGTCACTTCGACAACGTCATCACCATGCACCTGCTTCATGGTCACGATACGGCCATCGTGGATCCCCACCGCGAGCTTCATATCGCAGACGTTTTCGCTGACGGTCTTGTTATCGTCACCGACGCGGTACGACAGATTCAAACCACAATAGGCGCCGG includes:
- the pgeF gene encoding peptidoglycan editing factor PgeF — encoded protein: MHSIAAPNIIAGMEMTWLKVDPWQTHEGLLHGFMGRSGGKSTGAYCGLNLSYRVGDDNKTVSENVCDMKLAVGIHDGRIVTMKQVHGDDVVEVTDKKIKEAGECDGMVTAEPGIFLGVLTADCVPILLLAPKHRRVAAVHAGWRGTLAGIAAKAVQQFKDNHGIAADAIEAAIGPAIGRCCYEVGEEVAQPMRERWGALAEACTDRSHAKPHIDLPALNRAILEQTGIPRKQIHSLGSCTSCSGEQFYSYRRARGETGRQMSFIGWKS